A region of Streptomyces sp. R44 DNA encodes the following proteins:
- a CDS encoding DUF3073 domain-containing protein: MGRGRAKAKQTKVARQLKYSSGGTDLTRLANELGASTSSQPPNGEPFEDDDEEDDPYAQYADLYNTDDEDEDDESGPSASPRRA; this comes from the coding sequence ATGGGGCGCGGCCGGGCAAAGGCCAAGCAGACCAAGGTCGCCCGCCAGCTGAAGTACAGCAGCGGCGGGACAGACCTGACGCGTCTGGCCAATGAGCTGGGCGCTTCGACTTCGAGCCAGCCGCCGAATGGCGAGCCGTTCGAGGACGACGACGAGGAAGACGACCCGTACGCCCAGTACGCGGATCTCTACAACACGGACGACGAGGACGAGGACGACGAGTCCGGTCCGAGCGCGTCCCCGCGTCGCGCTTGA
- a CDS encoding Leu/Phe/Val dehydrogenase, whose product MTDVTGVPADVLHTLFHSEQGGHEQVVLCQDRATGLKAVIALHSTALGPALGGTRFYPYATEAEAIADALNLSRGMSYKNAMAGLDLGGGKAVIIGDPEQIKTEELLLAYGRFVASLGGRYVTACDVGTYVADMDVVARTNQWTTGRSPENGGAGDSSVLTAFGVFQGMRAAAQTLWGDPTLRGRKVGVAGVGKVGHYLVEHLLEDGAEVVITDVREESVRRITDKHPQVTVVADTDALIRVEGLDVYAPCALGGALNDETVPALTAKIVCGAANNQLAHPGVEKDLEERGILYAPDYVVNAGGVIQVADELHGFDFDRCKAKATKIFDTTLEIFARAKADGIPPAAAADRIAEQRMADARRA is encoded by the coding sequence GTGACCGATGTGACCGGCGTTCCTGCTGACGTACTGCACACTCTGTTCCACTCGGAGCAGGGTGGCCACGAGCAAGTCGTGCTCTGCCAGGACCGCGCCACCGGCCTCAAGGCCGTCATCGCCCTCCACTCCACCGCCCTGGGCCCCGCCCTCGGCGGCACCCGCTTCTACCCGTACGCCACCGAGGCCGAGGCGATCGCCGACGCGCTCAACCTGTCGCGCGGCATGTCGTACAAGAACGCCATGGCCGGACTCGACCTGGGCGGCGGCAAGGCCGTCATCATCGGCGACCCGGAGCAGATCAAGACCGAGGAGCTCCTCCTCGCCTACGGCCGCTTCGTGGCCTCCCTCGGCGGCCGGTACGTCACGGCCTGCGACGTCGGCACCTACGTCGCCGACATGGACGTCGTCGCCCGTACGAACCAGTGGACCACCGGCCGCTCCCCCGAGAACGGCGGCGCCGGCGACTCCTCCGTCCTCACCGCCTTCGGCGTCTTCCAGGGCATGCGCGCCGCCGCGCAGACCCTCTGGGGCGACCCGACGCTCCGCGGCCGCAAGGTCGGCGTCGCGGGCGTCGGCAAGGTCGGCCACTACCTCGTCGAGCACCTCCTGGAGGACGGCGCCGAGGTCGTCATCACCGATGTGCGCGAGGAGTCGGTGCGCCGCATCACCGACAAGCACCCGCAGGTCACCGTGGTCGCCGACACCGACGCGCTGATCCGCGTCGAGGGCCTCGACGTCTACGCGCCCTGCGCGCTGGGCGGCGCCCTGAACGACGAGACCGTACCGGCCCTCACCGCGAAGATCGTCTGCGGCGCGGCCAACAACCAGCTGGCGCACCCGGGTGTCGAGAAGGACCTGGAGGAGCGCGGCATCCTCTACGCGCCCGACTACGTGGTCAACGCCGGTGGCGTGATCCAGGTCGCCGACGAGCTGCACGGCTTCGACTTCGACCGCTGCAAGGCCAAGGCGACGAAGATCTTCGACACCACCCTGGAGATCTTCGCACGTGCGAAGGCGGACGGCATTCCGCCGGCCGCGGCGGCCGACCGGATCGCCGAGCAGCGCATGGCGGACGCCCGCCGCGCCTGA
- the bldC gene encoding developmental transcriptional regulator BldC, with protein MTARTPDAEPLLTPAEVATMFRVDPKTVTRWAKAGKLTSIRTLGGHRRYREAEVRALLAGIPQQRSEA; from the coding sequence ATGACCGCTCGCACCCCTGATGCCGAGCCGCTGCTGACCCCTGCCGAGGTTGCCACGATGTTCCGCGTGGACCCGAAGACGGTGACCCGTTGGGCCAAGGCCGGCAAGCTCACGTCCATCCGCACCCTGGGTGGACACCGCCGGTACCGCGAGGCCGAGGTTCGCGCTCTGCTGGCGGGCATTCCGCAGCAGCGCAGCGAGGCCTGA
- a CDS encoding DUF6274 family protein produces MAAASAARHDTRALLRAHLAAASRYGHLTRHCVVCHRLLRLAMELPEPEEPAEATECTGERSGDESPTDP; encoded by the coding sequence ATGGCCGCGGCATCCGCAGCACGGCACGACACGCGAGCGCTGCTGCGCGCCCATCTGGCGGCCGCGTCGCGGTACGGACACCTCACCCGCCACTGCGTGGTCTGCCATCGCCTCCTGCGGCTCGCCATGGAGCTCCCCGAGCCGGAGGAGCCGGCGGAGGCGACGGAGTGCACCGGGGAACGCAGCGGGGACGAAAGTCCCACCGACCCATGA
- the hrpA gene encoding ATP-dependent RNA helicase HrpA: protein MSTSFAALQSVLAEVSLRDSHRLGRRLEGARRIRKPEARAAVLDEIAAEAAKAKERVDGRASRVPAVTYPEQLPVSQKKDEILEAIRDHQVVIVAGETGSGKTTQIPKICLELGRGVRGMIGHTQPRRIAARTVAERVAEELRTPLGEAVGWKVRFTDQVNPDATFVKLMTDGILLAEIQTDRELRAYDTIIIDEAHERSLNIDFLLGYLAQLLPKRPDLKVVITSATIDPERFSRHFGDAPIVEVSGRTYPVEVRYRPLLEEDSEESDRDQITAICDAVDELQKEGPGDVLVFLSGEREIRDTADALIKKKLFNTEILPLYARLSHAEQHRVFQAHSGRRIVLATNVAETSLTVPGIKYVIDPGTARISRYSHRTKVQRLPIEPVSQASANQRKGRCGRTSDGICIRLYSEDDFLTRPEFTDAEILRTNLASVILQMTAAGLGDIEKFPFIDPPDHRNIRDGVQLLQELGAIDPTEKDPKKRLTQQGRKLSQLPVDPRLARMVLEADKNGCVREVMVIAAALSIQDPRERPSEKQAQADQQHARFKDETSDFLAFLNLWRYVREQQKERGSSSFRRMCKQEYLNFLRIREWQDIYAQLRTVAKQMGIHLNEEDAPEQSVHVSLLSGLLSHVGLKDVKESKESQGQKREGTRNEYLGARNAKFAIFPGSALFKKPPRFVMSAELVETSRLWARVNARIEPEWIEPLAQHLVKKTYSEPHWEKDQAAVMAFEKVTLYGVPIVADRKVNYGRIDPEVSRDLFIRNALVEGDWRTHHKFFADNRKLLTEVEELEHRARRRDILVDDETLFDFYDKRVPEHVVSGAHFDSWWKHKRHEEPEFLDFEREMLINEKAGAVTKDDYPDSWRQGALKFRVTYQFEPGADADGVTVHVPLQVLNQVTDDGFEWQIPGLRAEVVTELIRSLPKPIRRHYVPAPNFATRFLDTVVPVQEPLTGALARELQRMVGVPVTAEDFDWAKVPEHLKVTFRIVDERRRKLAEDKDLETLRLKLRPKARQALSKAAAAATGGPDGSGPSLERTGLKDWTIGTLTKVFETKRGGQPVKAYPALVDEEGPAAGTVAVRLFDSEAEQAQAMWRGTRKLIMLNIPVNPAKFASDKLTNQQKLALSSNPHGSIQALFDDCATAAADRLIADHGGPAWDEESFRKLYDKVRADLVDTTVRTVGQVQQILAAWQACERRLKSTNSLALINNLTDVRTQLAWLMPAGFVTRTGLKRLPDLMRYLVAVDRRLQQMPTGVQRDTTRMEKVQEMQDEYAWLLEQLPKGRPVPSEVTDIRWMIEELRVSYFAHALGTAYPISDKRIVKAIDAAAP from the coding sequence ATGTCTACTTCCTTCGCCGCCCTCCAGTCCGTCCTGGCCGAGGTCTCGCTGCGGGACTCCCACCGGCTCGGCCGCCGTCTCGAAGGCGCCCGCCGCATCCGCAAGCCCGAGGCCCGCGCGGCCGTCCTGGACGAGATCGCCGCCGAGGCGGCCAAGGCCAAGGAGCGCGTCGACGGGCGCGCCTCCCGTGTGCCCGCGGTCACGTACCCCGAGCAGCTGCCCGTCTCGCAGAAGAAGGACGAGATCCTGGAGGCGATACGCGACCACCAGGTCGTCATCGTCGCCGGTGAGACGGGTTCCGGAAAGACCACCCAGATCCCGAAGATCTGTCTGGAGCTGGGCCGGGGCGTCCGGGGCATGATCGGGCACACCCAGCCCCGCCGGATCGCCGCCCGCACGGTCGCCGAGCGCGTCGCCGAGGAGCTGAGGACCCCGCTGGGCGAGGCCGTCGGCTGGAAGGTCCGCTTCACCGACCAGGTGAACCCCGACGCGACCTTCGTGAAGCTGATGACGGACGGCATCCTGCTCGCCGAGATCCAGACGGACCGCGAGCTGCGCGCGTACGACACGATCATCATCGACGAGGCCCACGAGCGGTCCCTCAACATCGACTTCCTGCTCGGCTATCTGGCCCAGCTGCTGCCGAAGCGCCCCGACCTGAAGGTCGTGATCACCTCCGCGACGATCGACCCGGAGCGCTTCTCCCGCCACTTCGGCGACGCCCCGATCGTCGAGGTCAGCGGGCGTACGTATCCGGTCGAGGTCCGCTACCGCCCGCTCCTCGAAGAGGACAGCGAGGAGTCGGACCGGGACCAGATCACCGCGATCTGCGACGCCGTCGACGAGCTCCAGAAGGAGGGGCCGGGCGACGTCCTGGTCTTCCTCTCCGGCGAGCGCGAGATCCGCGACACGGCGGACGCGCTGATCAAGAAGAAGCTCTTCAACACCGAGATCCTGCCGCTCTACGCCCGGCTGTCGCACGCCGAGCAGCACCGGGTCTTCCAGGCGCACTCCGGCCGCCGGATCGTCCTCGCGACGAACGTCGCCGAGACCTCCCTGACCGTCCCCGGCATCAAGTACGTGATCGATCCGGGCACCGCCCGCATCTCGCGCTACTCGCACCGGACCAAGGTGCAGCGCCTCCCGATCGAGCCGGTCAGCCAGGCCAGCGCCAACCAGCGCAAGGGCCGCTGCGGCCGTACCAGCGACGGCATCTGCATCCGCCTGTACTCCGAGGACGACTTCCTCACCCGCCCCGAGTTCACGGACGCGGAGATCCTCCGTACGAACCTGGCCTCCGTCATCCTCCAGATGACCGCGGCCGGCCTCGGCGACATCGAGAAGTTCCCCTTCATCGACCCGCCGGACCACCGGAACATCCGGGACGGCGTCCAGCTCCTCCAGGAGCTCGGCGCGATCGACCCGACGGAGAAGGACCCGAAGAAGCGGCTGACGCAGCAGGGCCGGAAGCTCTCCCAGCTGCCCGTGGACCCCCGGCTCGCCCGGATGGTCCTGGAGGCCGACAAGAACGGCTGCGTCCGCGAGGTCATGGTGATCGCGGCGGCGCTGTCCATCCAGGACCCGCGCGAGCGGCCCTCGGAGAAGCAGGCGCAGGCCGACCAGCAGCACGCCCGGTTCAAGGACGAGACGAGCGACTTCCTCGCCTTCCTCAACCTGTGGCGGTACGTCCGCGAGCAGCAGAAGGAGCGCGGATCCAGCTCCTTCCGCCGGATGTGCAAGCAGGAGTACCTGAACTTCCTGCGCATCCGCGAGTGGCAGGACATCTACGCCCAGCTGCGGACGGTCGCGAAGCAGATGGGGATCCACCTCAACGAGGAGGACGCGCCGGAGCAGTCCGTGCACGTCTCCCTGCTCTCCGGCCTGCTCTCCCACGTCGGTCTGAAGGACGTGAAGGAGTCCAAGGAGAGCCAGGGCCAGAAGCGCGAGGGCACCCGGAACGAGTACCTGGGCGCGCGGAACGCCAAGTTCGCGATCTTCCCCGGCTCCGCGCTCTTCAAGAAGCCCCCGCGGTTCGTCATGTCCGCCGAGCTGGTGGAGACCTCGCGGCTCTGGGCCCGGGTCAACGCCCGGATCGAGCCCGAGTGGATCGAGCCGCTCGCGCAGCACCTGGTGAAGAAGACGTACAGCGAGCCGCACTGGGAGAAGGACCAGGCGGCCGTGATGGCCTTCGAGAAGGTGACGCTGTACGGCGTCCCGATCGTCGCCGACCGCAAGGTGAACTACGGGCGGATCGACCCCGAGGTCTCCCGGGACCTGTTCATCCGGAACGCGCTCGTCGAGGGCGACTGGCGCACCCACCACAAGTTCTTCGCGGACAACCGCAAGCTCCTCACCGAGGTCGAGGAGCTCGAACACCGCGCCAGGCGCCGGGACATCCTCGTCGACGACGAGACCCTCTTCGACTTCTACGACAAGCGCGTCCCCGAGCACGTCGTCTCCGGAGCGCACTTCGACTCCTGGTGGAAGCACAAGCGCCACGAGGAGCCGGAGTTCCTCGACTTCGAGCGCGAGATGCTCATCAACGAGAAGGCCGGGGCCGTCACCAAGGACGACTACCCGGACTCGTGGCGCCAGGGCGCGCTGAAGTTCCGGGTGACGTACCAGTTCGAGCCGGGCGCGGACGCGGACGGCGTGACCGTCCACGTACCGCTCCAGGTGCTGAACCAGGTGACGGACGACGGCTTCGAGTGGCAGATCCCTGGCCTGCGCGCGGAGGTCGTCACCGAGCTGATCCGCTCCCTGCCGAAGCCGATCCGCCGCCACTACGTGCCCGCGCCGAACTTCGCGACCCGCTTCCTGGACACCGTCGTGCCCGTCCAGGAGCCGCTGACGGGCGCGCTCGCCCGGGAGCTCCAGCGGATGGTCGGCGTCCCGGTCACGGCCGAGGACTTCGACTGGGCGAAGGTCCCCGAGCACCTCAAGGTGACCTTCCGGATCGTCGACGAGCGGCGCCGGAAGCTCGCCGAGGACAAGGACCTGGAGACGCTGCGCCTGAAGCTGCGCCCCAAGGCCCGTCAGGCGCTCTCCAAGGCCGCCGCGGCGGCGACGGGCGGCCCGGACGGCTCCGGCCCCTCCCTGGAGCGCACGGGCCTGAAGGACTGGACGATCGGGACGCTCACGAAGGTCTTCGAGACCAAGCGGGGCGGCCAGCCGGTGAAGGCGTACCCGGCGCTGGTCGACGAGGAGGGGCCGGCGGCAGGCACAGTCGCCGTGCGGCTCTTCGACTCGGAGGCCGAGCAGGCGCAGGCGATGTGGCGGGGCACCCGGAAGCTGATCATGCTGAACATCCCGGTGAACCCGGCGAAGTTCGCCTCGGACAAGCTGACCAACCAGCAGAAGCTGGCCCTGTCGTCGAACCCCCACGGCTCGATCCAGGCCCTCTTCGACGACTGCGCCACCGCCGCCGCCGACCGGCTGATCGCGGACCACGGCGGCCCGGCCTGGGACGAGGAGTCCTTCCGGAAGCTGTACGACAAGGTCCGCGCGGACCTCGTCGACACGACGGTGCGGACGGTGGGCCAGGTCCAGCAGATCCTGGCGGCCTGGCAGGCGTGCGAGCGCCGGCTGAAGTCGACGAACAGCCTGGCCCTGATCAACAACCTCACCGACGTGCGCACGCAGCTCGCCTGGCTCATGCCGGCCGGCTTCGTCACCCGTACGGGCCTGAAGCGGCTCCCGGACCTGATGCGCTACCTGGTGGCGGTGGACCGGCGGCTCCAGCAGATGCCCACCGGGGTCCAGCGGGACACCACCCGGATGGAGAAGGTCCAGGAGATGCAGGACGAGTACGCCTGGCTCCTGGAGCAGCTTCCGAAGGGCCGCCCGGTGCCGTCCGAGGTCACCGACATCCGCTGGATGATCGAGGAGCTGCGGGTGAGCTACTTCGCGCACGCGCTGGGCACGGCGTATCCGATCTCGGACAAGCGGATCGTGAAGGCGATCGACGCCGCGGCCCCGTAG
- a CDS encoding DsbA family protein, producing the protein MSKSTSTSTSKPRSIAVVSGVAAAAVLLGVVSYTATKPTSPGAAGSSSVAEVSADPSAGVYAELEAYARRDPSDKLALGRADAPVVLIEYADFKCGYCGKFARDTEPALMKKYVENGTLRIEWRNFPIFGEESESIARASWAAGQQGRFWEFHKAAYAEGAKEKGFGKDRIAALAKEAGVPDAARFARDSDGTAAREAVSRDQEQGYALGATSTPSFLINGRPIAGAQPLETFTEAIEAAAKAAPKKAAR; encoded by the coding sequence ATGTCCAAGAGCACGTCCACGAGCACGTCCAAGCCCAGGTCCATCGCCGTCGTCTCCGGGGTGGCGGCCGCCGCCGTGCTGCTCGGCGTCGTCTCGTACACCGCCACCAAGCCCACGTCGCCGGGCGCCGCCGGCTCCTCGTCCGTCGCCGAGGTCTCCGCCGACCCCTCCGCCGGCGTCTACGCCGAACTGGAGGCGTACGCCCGCCGCGACCCCTCCGACAAGCTCGCCCTCGGCCGCGCCGACGCGCCCGTCGTGCTCATCGAGTACGCCGACTTCAAGTGCGGCTACTGCGGGAAGTTCGCCCGCGACACCGAGCCCGCGCTCATGAAGAAGTACGTCGAGAACGGCACCCTGCGCATCGAGTGGCGGAACTTCCCGATCTTCGGCGAGGAGTCGGAGAGCATCGCCCGCGCCTCCTGGGCGGCCGGGCAGCAGGGCCGGTTCTGGGAGTTCCACAAGGCGGCCTACGCCGAGGGGGCCAAGGAGAAGGGCTTCGGCAAGGACCGCATCGCCGCCCTCGCCAAGGAGGCCGGCGTCCCCGACGCGGCCCGGTTCGCGCGGGACAGCGACGGGACGGCCGCCCGCGAGGCCGTGAGCAGGGACCAGGAGCAGGGGTACGCGCTCGGCGCCACCTCCACCCCGTCCTTCCTGATCAACGGCCGCCCGATCGCCGGCGCCCAGCCCCTGGAGACCTTCAC